One Chryseobacterium indoltheticum DNA segment encodes these proteins:
- a CDS encoding response regulator transcription factor: MKILIIEDEIELSKSIAEYLSGGIYLCEFATTFKQAMNKIEMFQYDCIVLDIMLPDGNGLTILKELKKQNKQDGVIIVSAKNALEDKIEGLQLGADDYLTKPFHLSELMARIYSIIRRKQFNNSNIIVQNELQIDLLAKTVMINDKNINLTKKEFDLLLYFIGNKNKVISKSTLAEHLSGDLADMLDSHDFVYAHVKNLKKKLYDAGCEHYLKTVYGTGYKWGDN, from the coding sequence GTGAAAATTTTAATCATCGAGGACGAAATAGAACTGTCTAAAAGTATTGCAGAATATCTTTCGGGAGGAATCTATTTGTGTGAATTTGCCACTACTTTTAAGCAGGCAATGAATAAAATAGAAATGTTCCAGTACGACTGTATTGTTTTAGACATCATGCTTCCCGATGGAAACGGGCTTACTATTTTGAAAGAATTAAAAAAACAAAACAAACAAGACGGTGTCATTATTGTTTCGGCAAAAAATGCTTTAGAAGATAAAATCGAAGGTTTACAATTGGGAGCAGATGATTATCTGACGAAGCCTTTTCATCTTTCTGAACTCATGGCGAGAATTTACTCGATCATCAGGAGAAAACAATTTAACAATTCTAATATTATCGTTCAGAACGAGCTTCAGATCGATCTTTTGGCCAAGACGGTGATGATTAACGATAAAAATATTAATCTTACAAAAAAAGAATTTGATCTGCTTCTTTACTTTATAGGAAATAAAAATAAAGTAATCTCTAAAAGTACTCTGGCAGAGCACCTTTCAGGAGATTTGGCAGACATGCTCGACAGTCATGATTTTGTCTACGCTCATGTAAAAAACCTCAAGAAAAAATTATATGATGCAGGTTGCGAACATTATCTTAAAACAGTCTACGGAACCGGTTATAAATGGGGTGATAATTAG